A genomic region of Janthinobacterium lividum contains the following coding sequences:
- a CDS encoding gamma-glutamyl-gamma-aminobutyrate hydrolase family protein: MSDEKDPQLPPSTDPAAPASPPSRPDRVGRRAPDDEHRARDAAPRYLKDNDTPLALAWRVISSRYRSMRDKASRDFMRRTLRIGISARIFHPEPGATGLRSKNLQYLEESIAQWVMSRDVLVFMIPTVNTSGQLHPSNITLRHYARHLDGLVLQGGADVSPQTYSEAATRPEWNGDRARDLYELELLHEFVDAGKPVLGICRGCQLINVGFGGTLYQDIASDVEGATSHVNDLYDRHRHSIVFPKGSSLAGMFPKAGEALVNSIHHQSVKDLGRDITVEAYSQGDNIVEAIRYQRARFVMGLQWHPEFHSAGGVELLDCTPILDNFLRAARETRF; this comes from the coding sequence ATGTCAGACGAAAAAGATCCCCAGCTTCCTCCTTCCACCGATCCCGCAGCGCCAGCATCACCGCCGTCGCGGCCTGACCGGGTGGGTCGCCGGGCACCCGATGATGAGCACCGTGCGCGCGACGCGGCCCCCCGCTACCTGAAGGACAACGATACGCCGCTGGCGCTGGCCTGGCGGGTGATCTCGTCGCGCTACCGCTCCATGCGCGACAAGGCCAGCCGCGATTTCATGCGGCGCACCCTGCGCATCGGCATCTCGGCACGCATTTTCCACCCCGAGCCGGGCGCCACTGGCCTGCGCAGCAAGAACCTGCAATACCTGGAAGAGTCGATCGCCCAGTGGGTCATGTCGCGCGACGTGCTGGTCTTCATGATCCCGACGGTCAATACCAGCGGCCAGCTACACCCGAGCAATATCACCTTGCGCCACTATGCGCGCCACCTGGACGGCCTGGTGCTGCAGGGCGGCGCCGACGTCTCGCCGCAGACGTATTCCGAGGCAGCCACGCGGCCCGAATGGAACGGCGACCGCGCGCGCGACCTGTACGAACTGGAACTGCTGCACGAATTCGTCGATGCGGGAAAACCCGTGCTGGGCATCTGCCGCGGCTGCCAACTCATCAACGTGGGCTTTGGCGGCACCCTGTACCAGGACATCGCCTCGGACGTGGAAGGCGCCACCTCGCACGTCAACGACCTGTATGACCGCCACCGTCACAGCATCGTCTTCCCGAAAGGCTCGTCGCTGGCGGGCATGTTCCCGAAGGCGGGCGAGGCGCTCGTCAATTCCATCCACCACCAGTCGGTCAAGGACCTGGGGCGCGACATCACCGTGGAAGCGTATTCGCAAGGGGACAATATCGTCGAAGCCATCCGCTACCAGCGGGCGCGCTTCGTCATGGGCTTGCAGTGGCACCCGGAATTCCATTCGGCGGGCGGCGTCGAGCTGCTCGATTGCACGCCCATCCTCGATAACTTTTTGCGCGCGGCGCGGGAGACGCGGTTTTGA
- a CDS encoding ParA family protein, whose amino-acid sequence MIIAITDERGGMEKSILAGRLAASRALAGRKVLLLDADPRQGAMAQARNMHDGAMHGSLTRPRLMARAISAKGLQPELEHLVHCYHDIVIDSEGRDSMGSRSALIAARVLVVPLDGVVNAAAQSGLARRIAHARSVNPGLRVLLATDTQAAPAHALAAQIPAARVVSLGQLYCAVFNLPA is encoded by the coding sequence ATGATCATCGCCATCACGGATGAACGCGGGGGGATGGAGAAATCCATCCTGGCCGGGCGGCTGGCCGCCTCGCGCGCGCTGGCCGGACGCAAGGTATTGCTGCTCGATGCCGATCCGCGCCAGGGCGCCATGGCGCAAGCCAGGAACATGCACGACGGGGCCATGCACGGCAGCCTGACGCGGCCGCGCCTGATGGCGCGCGCCATCAGCGCCAAGGGCTTGCAACCGGAGCTGGAACACCTGGTGCACTGCTACCATGACATCGTCATCGACAGCGAAGGCCGCGACTCCATGGGCAGCCGTTCGGCCCTGATCGCCGCGCGCGTGCTGGTGGTGCCGCTCGACGGTGTCGTCAACGCCGCCGCGCAATCAGGTTTGGCGCGCCGCATTGCGCACGCGCGCAGCGTCAATCCGGGCCTGCGCGTCCTGCTGGCAACGGACACGCAAGCGGCACCCGCCCACGCCTTGGCCGCGCAGATTCCCGCCGCCCGCGTAGTCAGCCTGGGACAGCTGTACTGCGCCGTTTTCAACCTGCCGGCCTAG
- the kdpE gene encoding two-component system response regulator KdpE — translation MNEPSATALLVEDEPQIRRFVRAALEDEGWQIFESATMQRGLIDAGTRRPDLIVLDLGLPDGDGIDFIADIRKWSAVPIIVLSARVDEQDKIRALDAGADDYLTKPFGVGELLARVRATLRRQRQPAASDDGVVQFGDVRVDLKDRLVTRNKQLVHMTPTEFRLLSVLVKNAGRVVTNPQLLREVWGPSNSENGHYLRIYMGHLRQKLEADPAQPQYLLTETAVGYRLLLPL, via the coding sequence ATGAACGAACCTTCCGCCACCGCCTTGCTGGTCGAGGATGAACCGCAAATCCGCCGCTTCGTGCGTGCCGCGCTGGAAGACGAGGGCTGGCAGATTTTCGAATCCGCCACCATGCAGCGGGGCCTGATCGATGCCGGCACGCGCCGGCCCGACCTGATCGTGCTGGACCTGGGGCTGCCCGACGGCGACGGCATCGATTTCATCGCCGACATCCGCAAATGGTCGGCCGTGCCCATCATCGTGCTATCGGCGCGGGTCGACGAGCAGGACAAGATCCGCGCGCTGGACGCGGGCGCCGACGATTATCTGACCAAGCCGTTCGGCGTGGGCGAACTGCTGGCCCGCGTGCGCGCCACCTTACGCCGTCAGCGCCAGCCCGCCGCCAGCGACGATGGCGTGGTGCAGTTCGGCGACGTGCGGGTCGATCTGAAGGACCGGCTGGTGACGCGCAACAAGCAGCTGGTGCACATGACGCCGACGGAATTCCGTTTGCTGTCGGTACTCGTGAAGAACGCGGGCAGGGTGGTCACCAATCCGCAGCTGCTGCGCGAAGTGTGGGGGCCGTCGAACAGTGAAAACGGCCATTACCTGCGCATCTACATGGGGCATCTGCGCCAGAAGCTGGAAGCCGATCCTGCCCAGCCGCAGTACCTGTTGACGGAAACGGCCGTCGGCTACCGGCTGCTGCTGCCGCTCTAA
- a CDS encoding alginate lyase family protein, translating into MSTHLIRRRTVLAALLALPLSGLRAAPRPHDGPLAFALTSAARARTLKARVAPAIAEEVLKAARKDAARPVHLMAEVRTGGLLKGEGGRETSQQAQEDWRQARLQALAWRLSGEMAHFEAARQLLLAWSGSYQPSFSPVDETELASLLMGYDLVQERLNGVEREQVQAFCRTLAHGYLSDPIKVGGPSTARNNWHSHRIKIGTAAAYVTGDALLIARAKERFLAHVPRNIGAGGVPFDFEQRDALHYTTYSLEPLLTTTLMAQAHGDDWYGAPEARRLAEALAWLAPYAQGRKTHEEFAKSAVPFDRKRVAAGEKGFTGNWEPKGAANVYLLAARFDPACLSLALELRPPAWALALYGS; encoded by the coding sequence TTGAGTACGCACCTGATCCGCCGGCGCACTGTGCTGGCCGCGCTGTTGGCGTTGCCCTTGTCGGGCTTGCGCGCGGCGCCGCGCCCGCATGACGGGCCGCTGGCGTTTGCGCTGACGTCCGCCGCGCGCGCCCGCACGCTCAAGGCGCGGGTGGCGCCGGCCATTGCCGAAGAGGTGCTCAAGGCGGCGCGCAAGGATGCGGCGCGGCCCGTGCACCTGATGGCAGAAGTGCGCACGGGCGGCTTGCTGAAGGGAGAGGGCGGACGCGAGACCAGCCAGCAGGCGCAGGAAGACTGGCGCCAGGCGCGCTTGCAGGCGCTGGCCTGGCGGCTGTCGGGCGAGATGGCGCATTTCGAGGCGGCGCGCCAGCTGCTGCTGGCCTGGAGCGGCAGCTATCAGCCCTCGTTCAGCCCTGTCGACGAGACGGAGCTGGCCAGCCTGCTGATGGGCTATGACCTGGTACAGGAACGCTTGAACGGCGTCGAGCGCGAGCAGGTGCAGGCGTTTTGCCGCACCCTGGCGCACGGGTATTTGAGTGATCCCATCAAGGTGGGCGGCCCGTCCACGGCGCGCAACAACTGGCACAGCCACCGCATCAAGATCGGCACGGCCGCCGCGTATGTCACGGGCGACGCCTTGCTGATCGCGCGCGCGAAGGAACGCTTCCTGGCGCACGTGCCGCGTAATATCGGCGCCGGCGGCGTACCCTTCGACTTCGAGCAGCGCGACGCCCTGCATTACACCACCTACAGCCTGGAGCCGCTGCTGACGACAACCCTGATGGCGCAGGCGCATGGCGACGACTGGTATGGCGCGCCGGAAGCGCGGCGCCTGGCCGAGGCGCTGGCCTGGCTGGCGCCCTATGCGCAGGGCAGAAAGACGCACGAAGAGTTCGCGAAAAGCGCCGTGCCCTTCGACCGCAAGCGCGTGGCGGCCGGTGAAAAGGGCTTTACGGGGAATTGGGAGCCGAAGGGCGCCGCCAATGTGTACCTGCTGGCGGCACGCTTCGATCCCGCTTGCCTGTCGCTGGCGCTGGAATTGCGCCCGCCAGCCTGGGCGCTGGCGCTGTACGGAAGCTGA
- a CDS encoding TonB-dependent siderophore receptor: MHHASRSLLTRTVLACALSQIGMALALPASAQTQTRQVRTYSIPAGALGDVLTRFGSDSAILLSFSSEATQGLRSAGLQGSYSLQEGFSVLLAGSGLQAVPQSNGGYLLQKIATGAGAPSADSRGVAVMSGVTVVAAAERSAATSGTGSYTGGPASGATGLALTQRETPQSLTIVTRQQMDDQNSNAVSDVMKNVNGVSVQNYDSDRWSFQARGFAVTNFQYDGVSAIYDGVYDWGTTNSDMAIYDRIEVLKGATGLMSGSGDPSATVNMVRKRPTASFEGSATLGAGSWDNYRGEADVSGPLNASRTVRGRLVGAYQDKHSYLDRYTQQKSVAYGIIEADLTPVTLLTAGFTHQDYKPRGSTWTGFPVLLSDGTRTDFPTSWNPATDWSRRDMQNTTLFTSLEHTFANAWKVKLSANQLRSKHDSVLGSASGGNPAPVTGEGAYFFMGKYKGDRRQTTVNVDASGPFTAFGRRHEAMIGYSSSTAKQDGPVYESVYPPVEGSYFDWRGQYAEPAFKRLGDDNDSTRQSGLYGAVRLHPVDALSVIVGARVSNYKQEQDRTFFDAGTARITSRIEESNVITPYAGVVYDLDKTYSVFGSYTSIFAPQSNRDINRNFLSPVRGKGVEAGVKAEYLDGKVNASASLFQIRQSNVASSVGEVNGEEAYKAIDGVTSRGVEMEVTGEVAKDVKLSAGYTYTHVRDADGKDVFSTMLQTTQPAHLVRVQGTWRLPASLDKLTVGGGVNWQSSYEGNIWNPAIEDYSRIKQGGYALVNLLARYEISKNVTASLNVNNLLDKKYLTGLGLFQTGFYGEPRNVMFTVRTKF; encoded by the coding sequence ATGCACCACGCTTCGCGTTCCCTCCTTACCCGCACCGTCCTGGCCTGCGCCCTGTCGCAAATCGGCATGGCCCTGGCCCTGCCGGCATCGGCCCAGACGCAAACCCGGCAAGTACGCACCTACAGCATTCCGGCCGGCGCGCTGGGCGACGTGCTGACGCGCTTTGGCAGCGACAGCGCCATTTTATTGTCGTTCTCCAGCGAGGCCACGCAAGGCTTGCGCAGCGCCGGCCTGCAAGGCAGCTACAGCCTGCAGGAGGGTTTCAGCGTACTGCTGGCGGGCAGCGGCCTTCAAGCCGTGCCGCAATCGAACGGCGGCTACCTGCTGCAAAAGATCGCCACCGGCGCCGGCGCCCCTTCGGCGGACAGCCGCGGCGTAGCCGTCATGAGCGGCGTCACGGTGGTGGCGGCCGCCGAGCGCAGCGCCGCCACCAGCGGCACGGGCAGTTATACGGGCGGCCCCGCCAGCGGCGCCACGGGACTGGCGTTGACGCAGCGTGAAACGCCGCAGTCGCTGACCATCGTCACGCGCCAGCAGATGGATGACCAGAACAGCAACGCCGTCTCCGACGTCATGAAAAACGTCAATGGCGTGAGCGTGCAAAACTACGACAGCGACCGCTGGAGCTTCCAGGCGCGCGGCTTTGCCGTTACCAATTTCCAGTACGACGGCGTGTCGGCCATCTATGACGGCGTCTACGACTGGGGCACGACGAACAGCGACATGGCCATCTATGACCGCATCGAGGTGCTGAAGGGCGCGACGGGCCTGATGAGCGGCTCGGGCGACCCGTCGGCCACCGTCAACATGGTGCGCAAGCGCCCCACCGCCAGCTTCGAAGGTTCGGCCACCCTGGGCGCGGGATCGTGGGACAACTACCGCGGCGAAGCCGATGTCTCCGGCCCGCTCAATGCCAGCCGCACGGTGCGCGGCCGCCTGGTGGGCGCCTACCAGGACAAGCATTCCTACCTGGACCGCTACACGCAGCAGAAATCCGTCGCCTACGGCATCATCGAGGCGGACCTGACACCCGTCACCCTGCTCACGGCAGGCTTCACGCACCAGGATTACAAGCCGCGCGGCTCGACCTGGACAGGCTTCCCCGTCCTGCTTTCCGATGGCACCCGCACGGATTTCCCCACTTCGTGGAACCCTGCCACGGACTGGAGCCGCCGCGACATGCAGAACACCACGCTGTTTACATCGCTGGAACATACGTTCGCCAACGCGTGGAAAGTGAAACTGAGCGCCAACCAGCTGCGCAGCAAGCATGACAGCGTGCTCGGTTCGGCCAGCGGCGGCAATCCCGCTCCTGTCACGGGCGAAGGCGCGTATTTCTTCATGGGCAAATACAAGGGCGACCGCCGCCAGACCACCGTCAACGTGGATGCCAGCGGTCCATTCACGGCCTTTGGCCGCCGGCATGAAGCGATGATCGGCTATTCCAGTTCGACGGCAAAGCAGGATGGTCCCGTCTACGAATCGGTCTACCCTCCCGTGGAAGGCAGCTATTTCGACTGGCGCGGCCAGTATGCGGAACCGGCTTTCAAGCGCCTGGGCGACGACAACGACAGCACGCGCCAGAGCGGCTTGTATGGCGCCGTGCGCCTGCATCCCGTCGATGCGCTGTCCGTCATCGTCGGCGCGCGCGTCAGCAACTACAAGCAGGAACAGGACCGCACCTTCTTCGACGCCGGCACCGCGCGCATCACCTCGCGCATCGAGGAAAGCAACGTCATCACGCCGTATGCGGGCGTCGTGTATGACCTCGACAAGACCTATTCCGTGTTCGGCAGCTACACCAGCATCTTCGCGCCGCAGAGCAACCGCGACATCAACCGCAACTTCCTGTCGCCCGTGCGCGGCAAGGGCGTGGAAGCGGGTGTGAAGGCGGAGTACCTCGACGGCAAGGTCAATGCCAGCGCGTCCCTGTTCCAGATCCGTCAAAGCAACGTGGCCAGTTCCGTGGGCGAAGTCAACGGCGAAGAAGCGTATAAAGCCATCGACGGCGTCACCAGCCGCGGCGTGGAAATGGAAGTGACGGGCGAAGTGGCCAAGGATGTGAAGCTGAGCGCCGGCTACACCTACACCCACGTGCGCGACGCGGATGGCAAGGACGTGTTTTCCACCATGCTGCAAACGACGCAGCCTGCCCACCTGGTGCGCGTGCAAGGCACGTGGCGCCTGCCGGCCAGCCTGGACAAGCTGACCGTCGGTGGCGGCGTCAACTGGCAAAGCAGCTACGAAGGCAATATCTGGAATCCCGCCATCGAGGACTATTCGCGCATCAAGCAGGGCGGCTACGCGCTGGTCAACCTGTTGGCCCGCTACGAGATCAGCAAGAACGTCACGGCCAGCCTCAACGTGAACAACCTGCTGGACAAGAAGTACCTGACGGGACTGGGTCTGTTCCAGACGGGCTTCTACGGCGAACCGCGCAATGTGATGTTCACCGTGCGCACGAAGTTTTAA
- the dapA gene encoding 4-hydroxy-tetrahydrodipicolinate synthase — MNQYACDHAMSSMRITAHFQGIWVPMVTPFRDGDGDIDFDAAQQLACDLAASGIDGLVVCGTTGEAAMLSAAEQTMLLDSVLEAVGPRFPVVMGIGGSDTRGVVATVQRYNDHPLAGLLISAPAYVRPSQDGIVRHFQAIAAATDQSIVLYNVPARTGVNIEPQTAALLARDSHFVAIKEAGGKLQQLGELLLDTRLDVLCGDDALLLASLSMGSHGAMSAAAQVRPDLYAQLYHLVKQGRHGAAGALFKTMLPVIRLLFAEPNPAPVKAALAMQGKVRDALRLPMTPMSSAGQAALAAALDPLMQLPAWTASDREEPREGCLLQLVSPANIMPAVRQDDHRHHG, encoded by the coding sequence ATGAACCAGTATGCCTGCGACCACGCGATGTCTTCAATGCGCATCACCGCGCACTTCCAGGGCATCTGGGTGCCGATGGTCACGCCATTCCGTGATGGCGATGGCGACATCGACTTCGACGCGGCCCAGCAACTCGCGTGCGATCTGGCCGCCAGCGGCATCGACGGCCTGGTGGTGTGCGGCACCACGGGTGAAGCGGCCATGCTGAGCGCCGCAGAACAGACCATGCTGCTCGACAGCGTGCTCGAAGCCGTCGGCCCCCGCTTCCCCGTCGTGATGGGGATCGGCGGCAGCGATACGCGCGGTGTCGTCGCCACGGTGCAGCGCTACAACGACCATCCGCTGGCCGGCCTGCTCATCTCCGCACCCGCCTATGTGCGCCCTTCGCAGGATGGCATCGTGCGCCATTTCCAGGCCATCGCCGCCGCCACCGACCAGTCCATCGTGCTGTACAACGTGCCGGCCCGCACAGGCGTCAACATCGAACCGCAGACGGCGGCCCTGCTGGCGCGCGACTCGCACTTCGTCGCCATCAAGGAAGCGGGCGGCAAGCTGCAGCAGCTGGGCGAACTGCTGCTCGACACGCGCCTGGACGTCTTGTGCGGCGACGATGCGCTGCTGCTGGCCAGCCTGTCCATGGGCAGCCACGGCGCCATGTCGGCCGCCGCCCAGGTCCGCCCCGACCTGTATGCGCAGCTGTACCACCTCGTCAAACAGGGCCGCCACGGCGCCGCCGGCGCGCTGTTCAAGACCATGTTGCCCGTCATCCGCCTGCTGTTTGCCGAACCGAATCCCGCTCCCGTCAAGGCGGCGCTGGCCATGCAGGGCAAGGTGCGCGACGCATTGCGCCTGCCGATGACGCCCATGTCTTCCGCCGGCCAGGCCGCCCTGGCCGCGGCACTCGATCCATTGATGCAGCTGCCGGCATGGACGGCCAGCGACAGGGAAGAGCCGCGCGAAGGCTGTCTGCTGCAGCTGGTCTCCCCTGCCAACATCATGCCAGCCGTACGCCAAGATGATCATCGCCATCACGGATGA
- a CDS encoding TorF family putative porin, giving the protein MNKMLLALAVATAFTGSLAHAEEAKPDNEVSFNVAGVSDYRYRGISQTRLKPALQGGADYVNNPTGLYAGAWASTIKWTKDAGGSGDVEVDLYAGKRGQLSSDVGYDVGVLAYVYADNGLKHIAGLADADTQEVYGQLSYGPAYVKYSHAVSNLFGIVNSKNSGYLDIGATIDLTNGWTGNLHAGHQKVKNNDAASYTDWKVGVTRDFGVVTGALAVIGTNAGKSAYASPVNGKFMGKTALQLTVSKTF; this is encoded by the coding sequence ATGAATAAAATGTTACTTGCACTTGCCGTCGCCACAGCCTTTACGGGCAGCCTGGCCCACGCGGAAGAGGCCAAGCCCGATAATGAAGTCAGCTTCAACGTGGCCGGCGTGTCCGACTACCGTTATCGCGGCATTTCGCAGACGCGTTTGAAACCCGCGCTGCAGGGCGGCGCCGACTATGTCAACAACCCGACGGGCCTGTACGCGGGCGCCTGGGCCTCCACCATCAAGTGGACCAAGGACGCGGGCGGCAGCGGCGACGTGGAAGTGGACCTGTATGCGGGCAAGCGCGGCCAGTTGAGCAGCGACGTTGGCTATGACGTGGGTGTGCTGGCGTACGTGTATGCGGACAACGGCTTGAAGCATATCGCCGGCCTGGCCGACGCGGACACGCAGGAAGTCTACGGCCAGCTGTCGTATGGTCCCGCCTACGTCAAATATTCGCACGCCGTCTCGAACCTGTTCGGCATCGTCAACAGCAAGAACAGCGGCTACCTGGACATCGGCGCGACCATCGACCTGACGAACGGCTGGACCGGCAACCTGCATGCGGGCCATCAGAAGGTCAAAAACAACGACGCGGCTAGCTATACGGACTGGAAAGTGGGCGTCACGCGCGACTTCGGCGTGGTGACGGGCGCGCTGGCCGTGATCGGCACGAACGCCGGCAAGTCCGCCTATGCCTCGCCCGTGAATGGCAAATTCATGGGCAAGACGGCGCTGCAGCTGACCGTCAGCAAGACGTTTTAA
- a CDS encoding DUF4118 domain-containing protein: MLPNDSQRPDPDALLAQVQAQEKKAARGRLRIYFGASAGVGKTYAMLAAARKLLADGQDLLVGVVETHGRQDTAAQLDGLPVLPLKAIEYRGKTLFEFDLDEALRRAPPLILMDELAHSNVAGSRHPKRWQDVEELLAAGIDVLSTVNVQHLESLNDVVGGITGVRVAETLPDTVFDRADEVVLVDIPADELLRRLKQGKVYQPLQAERASQHFFRKGNLIALRELALRRTADRVQDDVQAYRVEKSINPVWKTGAALLACVGPHAGGEHVIRSTARLASQLNAEWHALYVETPRLQRLPAVQRERILKTLKLAQDLGARTAIVPSADIAGAVVEYARNANISKVIVGRGRAGTLVHLWHTPPAARMASLAPDIDLIEVGLPPADAAPRRAAGEDAEAPRRPSRHWRYILAAGASLATALASVPLQPYLDLANIAMLSLLTVVLVAVRLGRGPAALASLVGVACFDFVFVPPRFSFAVGDFQYVITFGVMLAVGLITGHLTAGLRFQARVASHREARARALYEFSRELSGVLQTEQIFDITKSAIERAFRARATLLLPDDEGGLQAPNGGEALDIGIAQWAFDHAQAAGTGTDTLPASPVFYLPLIAPMRTRGVLALLPLDGAQRGRWLLVPEQRQHLDTFAALAAIALERVHYIDVAQGALLQMESERLRNSLLAALSHDLRTPLTSLVGLAESLALSRPALSPAQLDMARSLQSETVRMSALVANLLDMARIESGQVRLNLQWQALEEVVGSALRASGPQLQQHAVQTQLAPDLPLVRYDAVLVERVLCNLLENAAKYTPPGSTITVAAGVHGQFLQVAVSDDGPGLPPGREEAIFEKFTRGERESNKPGVGLGLAICRAIVEAHGGTIHAQPHAPGQGAAIVFSLPLGTPPAPPETELDDANDHETGKPT; the protein is encoded by the coding sequence ATGCTCCCCAACGACAGCCAACGCCCCGACCCTGATGCCCTGCTGGCGCAAGTGCAGGCGCAGGAAAAGAAAGCCGCGCGCGGCCGGCTGCGCATCTATTTTGGCGCCTCGGCCGGCGTCGGCAAGACCTATGCGATGCTGGCGGCCGCACGCAAATTGCTGGCCGATGGCCAGGACTTGCTGGTGGGCGTGGTGGAGACGCATGGGCGTCAGGATACGGCGGCCCAGCTTGACGGCTTGCCCGTGCTGCCCCTGAAGGCCATCGAGTACCGGGGCAAGACCCTGTTCGAATTCGACCTGGACGAGGCCCTGCGGCGCGCGCCGCCGCTGATACTGATGGATGAACTGGCCCACTCGAACGTGGCCGGTTCGCGCCATCCGAAGCGCTGGCAGGATGTCGAGGAATTGCTGGCGGCCGGCATCGACGTGCTCTCCACCGTGAATGTGCAGCACCTGGAAAGCCTGAACGACGTGGTGGGCGGGATCACGGGCGTGCGCGTGGCGGAGACCTTGCCCGACACGGTGTTCGACCGCGCCGATGAAGTGGTGCTGGTCGATATCCCGGCCGATGAACTGCTGCGCCGCCTGAAGCAGGGCAAGGTGTATCAGCCGCTGCAAGCCGAGCGGGCATCGCAGCATTTTTTCCGCAAGGGTAACCTGATCGCCTTGCGCGAACTGGCCTTGCGCCGCACGGCGGACCGGGTGCAGGACGACGTGCAGGCTTACCGCGTCGAGAAATCCATCAATCCCGTGTGGAAGACGGGCGCCGCGCTGCTGGCCTGCGTGGGACCGCACGCGGGCGGCGAGCACGTGATCCGCAGCACGGCGCGCCTGGCCAGCCAGCTGAATGCGGAATGGCATGCGCTGTACGTGGAAACACCGCGTTTGCAGCGCCTGCCGGCGGTCCAGCGCGAGCGCATCCTGAAAACCCTGAAACTGGCGCAGGACCTGGGTGCGCGCACGGCCATTGTGCCGTCCGCCGACATCGCCGGCGCCGTGGTCGAGTATGCGCGCAACGCGAATATCTCGAAAGTCATCGTGGGCCGTGGCCGCGCCGGCACGCTGGTGCACCTGTGGCACACGCCGCCAGCCGCGCGCATGGCCAGCCTGGCACCCGATATCGATTTGATCGAGGTGGGCTTGCCGCCTGCCGATGCGGCGCCCCGGCGCGCGGCCGGCGAAGATGCGGAGGCGCCGCGCCGGCCCTCGCGCCATTGGCGCTACATATTGGCCGCCGGCGCCAGCCTGGCCACGGCGCTCGCCTCCGTCCCCCTGCAGCCCTATCTTGACCTGGCCAATATCGCCATGCTGTCCTTGCTGACGGTGGTGCTGGTGGCCGTGCGCCTGGGGCGCGGGCCGGCGGCGCTGGCGAGCCTGGTAGGCGTGGCCTGCTTCGATTTCGTCTTCGTGCCACCGCGCTTCTCGTTTGCCGTGGGCGATTTCCAGTATGTGATCACCTTTGGCGTGATGCTGGCCGTGGGCCTGATCACGGGCCACCTGACGGCGGGCCTGCGCTTCCAGGCGCGCGTGGCCTCGCACCGCGAAGCGCGCGCCCGCGCCCTGTATGAATTCTCGCGCGAGCTGTCCGGCGTGCTGCAGACGGAGCAGATTTTCGACATCACGAAAAGCGCCATCGAACGGGCTTTCCGCGCGCGCGCCACCCTGCTGCTGCCCGATGACGAGGGCGGCTTGCAGGCCCCGAACGGCGGCGAGGCGCTCGATATCGGCATTGCGCAGTGGGCCTTCGACCATGCACAGGCGGCAGGGACGGGGACCGATACCTTGCCGGCTTCGCCCGTTTTCTACCTGCCGCTGATCGCGCCGATGCGCACGCGGGGCGTGCTGGCGCTGCTGCCGCTCGATGGCGCGCAGCGCGGGCGCTGGCTGCTGGTGCCGGAACAGCGCCAGCACCTCGATACCTTTGCCGCGCTGGCGGCCATCGCCCTCGAACGCGTGCACTATATCGACGTGGCCCAGGGCGCGCTGCTGCAGATGGAGTCCGAGCGGCTGCGCAATTCGCTGCTGGCGGCCCTGTCGCACGACTTGCGCACGCCATTGACGTCGCTGGTTGGCCTGGCCGAATCGCTGGCCCTGTCGCGGCCCGCCTTGTCGCCCGCGCAGCTGGACATGGCGCGCTCGCTGCAGTCCGAAACCGTGCGCATGAGCGCCCTGGTGGCGAACTTGCTGGACATGGCGCGCATCGAGAGCGGACAGGTGCGCCTGAACCTGCAATGGCAGGCGCTGGAAGAAGTGGTGGGCAGCGCGCTGCGCGCCAGCGGCCCGCAATTGCAGCAGCATGCCGTGCAGACGCAGCTGGCGCCGGACTTGCCGCTGGTGCGCTACGATGCCGTGCTGGTCGAGCGCGTGCTGTGCAACCTGTTGGAAAACGCGGCCAAGTACACGCCGCCGGGCAGCACCATCACGGTCGCGGCCGGGGTGCACGGCCAGTTCCTGCAGGTGGCGGTGTCTGATGATGGCCCGGGTTTGCCGCCGGGCCGAGAAGAAGCCATTTTTGAAAAATTTACGCGCGGCGAGCGCGAGTCGAACAAGCCGGGCGTCGGGCTGGGGCTGGCCATTTGCCGCGCCATCGTCGAAGCCCACGGCGGCACCATCCACGCGCAGCCGCACGCGCCGGGACAGGGCGCCGCCATCGTCTTCAGCCTGCCGCTGGGCACGCCCCCGGCGCCGCCGGAGACCGAGCTCGATGACGCCAACGACCATGAAACAGGAAAACCAACATGA